A single window of Selenihalanaerobacter shriftii DNA harbors:
- the ilvC gene encoding ketol-acid reductoisomerase, whose product MKMYYEKDADLSYLEGKKIAVIGYGSQGHAQAQNMRDAGLDVVVSELEGTANYEQAVEDGFNPKSAEEVAKEADVIQILLPDEVQKQVYYNDVEPHLEEGNTLVFSHGFNIHFDQVVPPENVDVYMVAPKGPGHLVRRVYAEGAGVPCLIAVYQDATGNAKELALAHAKGVGGTRAGVIETTFKEETETDLFGEQAVLCGGATELVRAGFDTLVEAGYQPEIAYFECLHELKLIVDLMYEGGIATMRDSISDTAEYGDLIAGKKVINEESRSAMKDLLNNIQNGEFAKRWLLENQVGRPAYLKRKEIDANHKIEKVGKKLRDMMEWIEE is encoded by the coding sequence ATGAAAATGTATTATGAGAAAGATGCAGACTTAAGTTATTTAGAAGGAAAGAAGATTGCGGTAATTGGGTATGGTAGTCAAGGTCATGCTCAGGCACAGAATATGAGAGATGCTGGATTAGATGTTGTTGTTTCAGAATTAGAAGGTACTGCTAATTATGAGCAAGCTGTAGAGGATGGATTTAATCCAAAATCAGCTGAAGAAGTAGCAAAAGAAGCAGATGTAATTCAAATTTTATTACCAGATGAAGTACAGAAACAAGTATACTATAATGATGTAGAACCACATTTAGAAGAAGGCAATACACTAGTCTTCTCTCATGGATTTAATATTCATTTTGATCAAGTTGTTCCACCAGAAAATGTAGATGTTTATATGGTTGCTCCTAAAGGTCCAGGACATTTAGTTAGAAGAGTCTACGCTGAAGGAGCAGGGGTACCTTGTTTAATTGCTGTATATCAAGATGCAACTGGAAATGCAAAAGAATTGGCTTTAGCACATGCTAAAGGTGTTGGTGGAACTCGTGCCGGTGTAATTGAAACGACATTCAAAGAAGAAACAGAAACGGATCTCTTCGGTGAACAAGCAGTACTTTGTGGAGGAGCAACTGAATTAGTTCGAGCTGGATTTGATACCTTAGTTGAAGCCGGGTATCAACCAGAGATAGCATATTTTGAATGTTTACATGAATTGAAATTAATCGTTGACTTAATGTATGAAGGTGGAATTGCAACAATGAGAGATTCTATTTCGGATACAGCAGAGTATGGTGACTTAATTGCTGGAAAGAAGGTTATTAATGAAGAATCTAGATCAGCTATGAAAGATTTATTAAATAATATTCAGAATGGTGAGTTTGCTAAGAGATGGTTATTAGAAAATCAAGTAGGCCGTCCAGCTTATTTAAAGAGAAAAGAGATAGATGCTAATCATAAGATTGAAAAAGTTGGTAAGAAATTAAGAGATATGATGGAATGGATTGAAGAGTAA